Genomic segment of Bacteroidota bacterium:
CAATGCTGACCAGGCCTACAGCATTGCTATGGGGATGACCGGAGAATTTTATGTAGGCGGAATGAGCAAAGGTTTTGGAACGAACGAAGATTACGCGGTTGTGAAATATTGCCAGCTGAGAGCGATCGGTTCCAATGATACTTCAATTTGTCTCGGAGCAACCACTCAACTTTCTGCAAGTTCATCTTATGGCACTATAGACAGCGTTTGGTGGACTCCTTCCACTTTTCTCAATCAATCCAATATTGCAAATCCTGTTTCTACTCCGAACACGACCACCACTTATATTCTTCATTTGCGAAATCAATATGGTTGCATAGATGAAGATACTATTACCATCACCGTTAATCCATTGCCCGGACCTGCGATCACTTCAAGCGGACCTGTAAATTTTTGTGTGGGAGGATTTGTCACTCTCACTGCGGATGATACAACAAGCACGAATGAAACTTATCTCTGGAATACCAGTGACACTACTGCCAGCATCACGGTTTCTTCAACAGGATTGTATTCCTGCACGATCACCAATGGCAGCGGATGTTCCAGTCTGAGTTCGATCAATGTCAATGTAAATCCGCTACCGACAATTTCTGCCGGAAATGATACCGGGTTGTGCCAGAGTTCGAGCATTGTACTTTGCGCAACAGGCGGATCTACTTATGCGTGGACTCCTCCGTTCGGCGTAAGCGATACTACACTTGCATGTCCGACAGTCGGGCCAACTTCAAGCACCACTTACATTGTTTACGGAACTGATGCAAATGGTTGTTCCAGTTCAGACACAGTTCTTGTTTCACTCTATCCTCCTCCCTCCATTCCGGTAATCACACAGAATTTTTCTGTTTTCACTTCCACTTCCGCTGCAACTTACCAATGGTATTTCAACAGCACGTTGATCCCGGGAGCAACCGGCCAATCTTACACTGCAACACAAAATGGTTCTTACTACGTGGAAATAACTGATGCCAATGGATGCAGCGCTTTCTCGGCACCGATCTCCATCAACGATGTTAGTGTTCAGGAAATTGATGTCAATAACCCGATCGCACTTTATCCGAATCCGAATAATGGAAATTTCATTGCTGAATTTGACCAGGACGGAATGAAAGGCGATATTTCCATCACCGACTTAGCAGGGAAGATCATCTTTATCAGGTCATTTGCGGCAGGTGTAAATTATCATGGAGAATTCTCCCTTGATCTTCCGTCAGGCGTTTATTTTATTAAAGTGACTTTCGAAGACGGCGCTGTCCACACGCGGAGAATGATCATCAGCGAATGAAAAATTTTTTTCTGAGAACGCCGGAAACCCCGGCGTTTTTTTTTGATCTGAAACCCGCGTATTGATTTTCATTCCCGATATTCCTGTTCTGAAATATTCAACACGTTAAAATTCTATGACACTTCCCGACCTCATTAATACAGCCGGCGTTAGCCTTATCCTTCTTGCTTTTCTTTTGCTTACTATTGGCAAGTTACGTTCGACGGATAAAATTTATCACCTCGTGAATTTTTGCGGAGCCGCGCTCGCGTGTTACGGATCTGTTCTCATTCATGCAATGCCGTTTGTTTTTCTCGAAGCAGTCTGGTCGATCGTCGCGATCTACGGATTGACGAGAAGAACAGTCTGAATTTTTATCTTCACCTTTGAATTCCGTTATGAAGATCATCGGCATCATACCTGCGCGTTACGCGTCCACGCGATTTCCCGGAAAACCTCTTGCGGTTATCGATGGGAAAACAATGATCGCACGCGTGGCCACACAGGCGATGAAATCAAAAAAACTTTCGGAAGTGGTCGTGGCAACCGATGATGCACGCATTGCAGAAGAAGTTGAAAAAAATAATTTCAGGTTCGTGATGACCTCCGCTTCCCACCGCAGCGGAACAGATCGCTGTGCAGAAGCTGCGGAGATCATGGGCGGAGTATTTGATGCCGTGATCAATATTCAGGGTGATGAACCTTTCATCCGGCACGAACAGATCGATTTGCTTGCATCTCTTTTCGAAGATGAAAAAGTTCAGATCGGCACATTGGTGAAAAAACTTTCTGACGATGCTGATCTCGACGATGCGAACGTGATGAAAGTTGTGCTTGACCATGAAAATAACGGAATGTATTTCAGCCGCTCACCGATTCCATTTGTTCGAGGTGAAGAAAAAAAGAACTGGCCGCAGAAACATTTTTTCTACAAACACATCGGCATCTACGGATATCGCGCTGACGTTTTACAAAAACTCGCAAAACTTTCTCCCGGAAAACTTGAACTTGCGGAATCACTCGAACAATTGCGCTGGCTGGAAAACGGTTTTAAAATAAAAACCGCGTTCACCGAAATGGAAACAATTTCCATTGACACACCGGAAGATCTTCAGAAACTTAAAAAAGCGGGATTGGTTTAAAGAGTGAATTGCATCGATACGTTCAATTTATATCTTTGCAATCCTTTTCCCGGAGACTTGTCCGAGTGGCTGAAGGAGCACGCCTGGAAAGTGTGTATACCAGAAATGGTATCGAGAGTTCGAATCTCTCAGTCTCCGCAAAAAAAAATAAACCGTCTATCGCTGGCGGTTTTTTTTTATTTACAGGTTTTCTAAGGGCATCTCTAAAAACACAGAAATGCAAGGCGGGCAAGTCTGAAAAACCGGAATTTACTATTCGTAAATGAGGATTTTGAGGATGTAGCCCAACGCAGCAGTTCGAAGTTATTAGAGATGCCCCTAAGTCAGTTCACCGCGCAGATCTGTTACGAGTTGCTTTTTTACGCGTGAAATATTTTTTTCATTGGCCAATACCGACATGAGTTTTGTAAGCGCTGCTTCCGTTGTCATATCTGCTCCACCAATAACTCCTGCTTTAGCAAGGCCCGAACTGGTTTCGTAACGCCCCTGCTCTACTCGTCCTGCATCACACTGCGTAATGTTGAGAATGATCAATCCTTTCTTCACCGCTTTTTCAAGCGCCTGCAAAAACCATTTTTCTGTATTCGTATTTCCTGAACCGAAAGTCTCGAGCACGAGCGCACGAAGATCTTTTATGTGCAGCATAGCTTCCACTGCTTCCCGTGAAATACCAGGAAACATTTTCAAGATAGCAACATGTTCATCCAGTTTTGTATTCACGCTTAATTTTCCTTTCGGTTTTGAAGCAATGAATGCTTTGTTGTATTTGAGATGAACGCCTGCTTCAGCGAGCGCGGGATAATTGGGCGATTGAAAAGCACGGAATTGTTCTGCACTGAATTTTCTCGTTCGGTTGCCGCGGTACAATGAGAATTCAAAATAAATGCACACTTCCGGAACAACAGGTTTATCGTTACGATAATCGGATGCAATTTCTATTGCAGTAATCAGGTTTTCTTTTCCATCGGTGCGGTTCGTTCCTATTGGTAATTGCGAACCGGTAAGAATAACCGGCTTGCCGAGATTTTCAAACATGAAACTCAGGGCTGACGCGGTATAGCCCATCGTATCCGTTCCATGCAATATCACAAAGCCATCATAATTTTTATATTTTTTTTCGACGATCTCTGCGAGTTCTTTCCACACGCGCGGGTGCATGTCGGAAGAATCGATCGGTTTCCTGAATGAATGCGTATCAATCTTCACATCGAATTTTTTCAACTCAGGAACTTCCTGCAAAAGTCTTTTGAAATTGAATGGCTTCAGTCGCCCGGTAACGGGATCGTGGATCATCCCGATAGTGCCGCCGGTATAAATGAGAAGTATGGAGCGTTTTGCCATAGAAAGCGATTCACAAATTTGCGGAATTACCGCTCACACCTGGAATATTTTTTTTGAATTCTCCGTGGTAATATCCGCAACTTCTTCCACACTTATTTTTTTTATCTCTGAAATTTTTTTCGCCGCTTCTACCAGATAAGATGATTCATTTCTTTTTCCGCGATACGGTACCGGCGCTAAGTAAGGCGCATCTGTTTCAAGGACGAAATGTTCCATCGCGAATTTATCCACCACTTTGTCGAGGCCGGAATTTTTAAAAGTGAGCACGCCGCCTATGCCCATCATGAATCCGCCGAGCGCAACAATTTTTTCTGCTTCGGAAATTCCATCGGAGAAGCAATGAAAAATTCCACGGAGGTTCCCGTTCTGTTTCTGTTTCACAATTTCAAAACATTCGTTGAATGAATTGCGCGAATGAATGATGATGGGAAGATCCAGTTGCAAAGCGAGATCAATCTGTTCAGCAAATATTTTTTTCTGCAACTCAAGATGCGCTTTATCCCAGTAAAGATCGATACCTGTTTCACCAACGGCGACAAATTTTCTTTTGCTATGCCACTCGCGAATGAGCGCGATCTCTCTTTCAATCGTATCGGGATGAACGGAGCACGGATGTAATCCCATCATTGGAAAACATACCGACGGATATTCCTCTGCCAATGCAAGAAGCTGATCGTGACTTTCTGAATCAATGGCCGGAAGAAAAATTCTTTTTACGCCCTGCTCCATCGCGCGCAACATCATCTCCTTCCGGTCGCCGTCGAATTTTTCTGAGTAAAGGTGGGCATGTGTATCGGTGAAAATCATGTGCAAATTTAGTGGAACGGATCGCTGTGTAGGCGGGAATTTAACAGGGATGGCGTTCGGAAATCTTGTCTATATTTGCGGCTCAATCAAAAAAAAATCCAAAAATGAAAAACATCACCATCGCAATTGCTGCACTCATCATCGGGTCATTCGTATTTTCTTCCTGCAAAAAA
This window contains:
- a CDS encoding SBBP repeat-containing protein, which gives rise to MSAQIDVQWVGRYSSAGNNVDRAKKMVVDAAGNSFVVGTSWNGANYDIVTEKFNTNGVPTWTATYNGTGNAYDEARAIALDPSGNVYVTGYSAGPASNYDIVTIKYNAAGAQQWASRYNGSANGFDEGYDVMADAAGNVYVTGGAEVTSNSTDFMTIKYNAAGAQQWASNYNFSGANIDEAYAMTMDASGNIFVTGYSYTSAANDFDIATIKYNNSGAQQWVSRYNGPGTNFDASTDIALDASGNIFVCGYARGTLSVTDYDAVTIKINAAGAQQWAKTYNGPGNDYDRANAITILPDGNVAITGRSVGTISTAEDMITILYNGISGNEIWNRRYDGGVVNYDEGQAIVPDSSNRLFVTGYSYATGANNNYLTIKYEANGDTSWIVKYNGTGNNADQAYSIAMGMTGEFYVGGMSKGFGTNEDYAVVKYCQLRAIGSNDTSICLGATTQLSASSSYGTIDSVWWTPSTFLNQSNIANPVSTPNTTTTYILHLRNQYGCIDEDTITITVNPLPGPAITSSGPVNFCVGGFVTLTADDTTSTNETYLWNTSDTTASITVSSTGLYSCTITNGSGCSSLSSINVNVNPLPTISAGNDTGLCQSSSIVLCATGGSTYAWTPPFGVSDTTLACPTVGPTSSTTYIVYGTDANGCSSSDTVLVSLYPPPSIPVITQNFSVFTSTSAATYQWYFNSTLIPGATGQSYTATQNGSYYVEITDANGCSAFSAPISINDVSVQEIDVNNPIALYPNPNNGNFIAEFDQDGMKGDISITDLAGKIIFIRSFAAGVNYHGEFSLDLPSGVYFIKVTFEDGAVHTRRMIISE
- the kdsB gene encoding 3-deoxy-manno-octulosonate cytidylyltransferase, with product MKIIGIIPARYASTRFPGKPLAVIDGKTMIARVATQAMKSKKLSEVVVATDDARIAEEVEKNNFRFVMTSASHRSGTDRCAEAAEIMGGVFDAVINIQGDEPFIRHEQIDLLASLFEDEKVQIGTLVKKLSDDADLDDANVMKVVLDHENNGMYFSRSPIPFVRGEEKKNWPQKHFFYKHIGIYGYRADVLQKLAKLSPGKLELAESLEQLRWLENGFKIKTAFTEMETISIDTPEDLQKLKKAGLV
- a CDS encoding type I asparaginase, translating into MAKRSILLIYTGGTIGMIHDPVTGRLKPFNFKRLLQEVPELKKFDVKIDTHSFRKPIDSSDMHPRVWKELAEIVEKKYKNYDGFVILHGTDTMGYTASALSFMFENLGKPVILTGSQLPIGTNRTDGKENLITAIEIASDYRNDKPVVPEVCIYFEFSLYRGNRTRKFSAEQFRAFQSPNYPALAEAGVHLKYNKAFIASKPKGKLSVNTKLDEHVAILKMFPGISREAVEAMLHIKDLRALVLETFGSGNTNTEKWFLQALEKAVKKGLIILNITQCDAGRVEQGRYETSSGLAKAGVIGGADMTTEAALTKLMSVLANEKNISRVKKQLVTDLRGELT
- a CDS encoding TatD family hydrolase; the encoded protein is MIFTDTHAHLYSEKFDGDRKEMMLRAMEQGVKRIFLPAIDSESHDQLLALAEEYPSVCFPMMGLHPCSVHPDTIEREIALIREWHSKRKFVAVGETGIDLYWDKAHLELQKKIFAEQIDLALQLDLPIIIHSRNSFNECFEIVKQKQNGNLRGIFHCFSDGISEAEKIVALGGFMMGIGGVLTFKNSGLDKVVDKFAMEHFVLETDAPYLAPVPYRGKRNESSYLVEAAKKISEIKKISVEEVADITTENSKKIFQV